A genome region from Microbacterium terricola includes the following:
- a CDS encoding iron-siderophore ABC transporter substrate-binding protein, with protein MRTKRALALTAALVTAAALTACSSSSGSTADDPAGDAPEASTEFPITIEHAYGETVITEQPERVAAIGWSNAEAVIALGVVPVGMDTQTYGDDDGDGVLPWTSDALDALGGDAPVLFDTTDGIDFEGISDAAPDVIVAALSGVTQEEYETLSEIAPTVPFPGLSWATSWRDTILTNAQGIGLPAEGEQLVADLEATIAEGVAAHPQIEGLTAAWTYINPTDFGTVGVYTTIDSRAAYLEDLGLVHAPSVVALSKGVETFYVDISAENVDQLDDVDVLFSYGTADLLEQLQADPLLGTIPAVERGSVVFIEDGTPLASAVSPPSALSLEWGLDEYLGLIAAAADKVE; from the coding sequence GTGCGCACGAAGAGAGCACTCGCCCTCACTGCAGCCCTGGTCACCGCAGCCGCCCTCACCGCCTGCAGCAGCAGCAGCGGCAGCACCGCAGACGACCCCGCGGGTGACGCACCCGAGGCGTCCACCGAGTTCCCGATCACCATCGAGCACGCCTACGGCGAGACCGTCATCACGGAGCAGCCCGAGCGCGTCGCCGCGATCGGATGGTCGAACGCGGAGGCCGTGATCGCGCTCGGTGTCGTTCCGGTCGGCATGGACACGCAGACCTACGGGGACGATGACGGCGACGGGGTGCTGCCGTGGACGTCCGATGCGCTCGACGCACTCGGCGGAGACGCTCCCGTGCTCTTCGACACGACCGACGGCATCGACTTCGAGGGCATCAGCGATGCCGCACCTGACGTGATCGTGGCCGCGCTGTCCGGCGTGACGCAGGAGGAGTACGAGACCCTCAGCGAGATCGCGCCGACCGTGCCCTTCCCCGGGCTGTCCTGGGCCACGAGCTGGCGCGACACGATCCTCACCAACGCGCAGGGCATCGGCCTGCCGGCGGAGGGCGAGCAGCTCGTCGCCGACCTCGAGGCGACCATCGCCGAGGGCGTCGCGGCCCACCCCCAGATCGAGGGCCTGACGGCCGCGTGGACGTACATCAACCCGACCGACTTCGGCACGGTGGGTGTCTACACCACGATCGACTCCCGCGCCGCCTACCTCGAGGATCTTGGGCTCGTGCACGCGCCCAGCGTCGTCGCGCTCTCGAAGGGCGTCGAGACCTTCTACGTCGACATCAGCGCCGAGAACGTCGACCAGCTCGACGATGTCGACGTGCTGTTCAGCTACGGAACGGCCGACCTGCTCGAGCAGCTGCAGGCCGACCCCCTGCTGGGCACGATCCCGGCGGTCGAGCGCGGCTCGGTCGTCTTCATCGAGGACGGCACCCCCCTGGCCTCCGCCGTCTCGCCCCCGTCGGCCCTCTCCCTCGAGTGGGGCCTGGACGAGTACCTCGGACTGATCGCGGCCGCCGCCGACAAGGTCGAGTGA
- a CDS encoding FecCD family ABC transporter permease, which produces MSIGLSVAALVVCIALSLALGARDVSLSDVWDGLTDPSNTAISAIAVRERIPRTVLALLAGAALGLSGALMQALTRNPLADPGILGVNMGAALFVVAGIAYLGISTLTQYLWLALLGAALAAAFVYAVGAVGRGGPTPIKLALAGAAISAALSSLVSAILLPRLEVMTVFRFWQVGGVSGAEWSAMEQVAPFLLLSAALGFAVAGPLNALALGDEVAAGLGVRVGLTRLLAAIAGVVLCGAVTAVAGPIAFVGLMVPHAVRLLIGPDQRWVLPLSAVGGAVLLTLADVIGRLAGRAVGGGELEAGIVTVIIGAPVLIAIARSSKVREL; this is translated from the coding sequence ATGAGCATCGGTCTCAGCGTCGCCGCCCTCGTCGTGTGCATCGCGCTGTCGCTCGCCCTCGGGGCCCGCGACGTGAGCCTCTCCGACGTCTGGGACGGCCTGACGGACCCCTCGAACACCGCCATCTCCGCGATCGCGGTTCGCGAACGCATCCCCCGCACCGTGCTGGCGCTGCTCGCCGGTGCGGCACTCGGACTGTCCGGCGCCCTCATGCAGGCGCTCACCCGCAACCCGCTCGCCGACCCTGGCATCCTCGGCGTCAACATGGGCGCCGCGCTCTTCGTCGTCGCCGGGATCGCGTATCTCGGCATCTCCACCCTCACCCAGTACCTGTGGCTCGCACTTCTCGGCGCCGCACTGGCGGCGGCCTTCGTGTACGCGGTCGGCGCCGTGGGCCGAGGTGGCCCGACCCCCATCAAGCTCGCGCTGGCCGGCGCGGCCATCAGCGCCGCCCTCTCCTCGCTGGTGAGCGCGATCCTGCTGCCGCGCCTCGAGGTGATGACGGTGTTCCGCTTCTGGCAGGTCGGCGGCGTCAGCGGCGCGGAGTGGAGCGCGATGGAGCAGGTCGCACCGTTCCTGCTCCTGTCCGCAGCCCTCGGCTTCGCCGTCGCCGGCCCGCTGAACGCGCTCGCCCTCGGTGACGAGGTCGCCGCCGGCCTCGGCGTCCGCGTCGGCCTCACGCGTCTGCTCGCCGCCATCGCCGGTGTCGTCCTGTGCGGCGCCGTGACGGCGGTCGCCGGGCCGATCGCCTTCGTCGGACTCATGGTCCCGCACGCCGTGCGCCTGCTGATCGGACCGGACCAGCGCTGGGTGCTCCCCCTGTCAGCCGTGGGCGGCGCGGTGCTGCTCACCCTCGCCGACGTCATCGGCCGTCTGGCCGGACGCGCCGTCGGCGGAGGCGAGCTCGAGGCCGGCATCGTCACCGTGATCATCGGCGCCCCCGTGCTCATCGCGATCGCGCGCAGCTCGAAGGTGCGTGAACTGTGA
- a CDS encoding FecCD family ABC transporter permease, translating into MTATDTARPTTPAPARLDGTRARIADGRARRTRRRLLVTVVLFVAVVALFITMVSVGKTLYSLDEIWRVILGEKVPGASFTVGTLRLPRAVTGVLAGMAFGLAGSTFQTMLRNPLASPDIIGITAGASAAAVFAILVLGWSGLGVTVLALVVGLATALTIYLLARSPDSVGGRFILIGIGMGALLDGVVSYLLLKASAWDIPVAMRWLTGSLNGSRWQDLLPLLCAVVVLLPVLVVLGRNLRMLELGDAAASSLGVRVDATRVALILCAVALAAFATATTGPIAFVAFLAGPIAARLVGPGSATAVPAALTGAALVLAADLIGQFAFDTSFPVGVITGILGAPFLIALLIRTNRNGGFS; encoded by the coding sequence GTGACCGCCACCGACACCGCCCGCCCGACGACGCCGGCCCCCGCCCGCCTCGACGGGACCCGGGCGCGCATCGCCGATGGCCGCGCGCGGCGCACCCGTCGGCGTCTCCTCGTGACGGTGGTGCTCTTCGTGGCCGTCGTCGCCCTCTTCATCACCATGGTCTCCGTCGGCAAGACGCTGTACTCGCTCGACGAGATCTGGCGCGTCATCCTCGGCGAGAAGGTGCCGGGCGCCTCCTTCACGGTCGGCACGCTGCGCCTCCCGCGCGCCGTCACCGGGGTGCTCGCGGGTATGGCGTTCGGCCTCGCCGGCTCGACGTTCCAGACCATGCTGCGCAACCCGCTCGCGAGCCCCGACATCATCGGCATCACGGCCGGGGCGAGCGCCGCGGCGGTGTTCGCGATCCTCGTGCTCGGCTGGAGCGGCCTCGGCGTCACCGTGCTGGCGCTGGTCGTCGGACTCGCCACCGCCCTGACCATCTACCTCCTCGCCCGATCGCCCGACTCGGTCGGCGGGCGCTTCATCCTCATCGGCATCGGCATGGGCGCCCTGCTCGACGGCGTCGTGTCGTACCTGCTCCTGAAGGCCAGCGCCTGGGACATCCCCGTCGCGATGCGGTGGCTGACCGGCAGCCTCAACGGCTCGCGGTGGCAGGACCTCTTGCCGCTCCTGTGCGCCGTCGTGGTGCTCCTGCCTGTGCTGGTGGTGCTCGGCCGGAATCTGCGGATGCTGGAGCTCGGCGACGCCGCGGCCTCCTCGCTCGGCGTGCGCGTCGACGCCACCCGTGTCGCCCTGATCTTGTGCGCGGTGGCCCTCGCCGCGTTCGCCACGGCCACCACGGGCCCGATCGCCTTCGTGGCTTTCCTGGCCGGCCCCATCGCGGCGCGACTGGTAGGCCCCGGCAGCGCGACGGCGGTGCCCGCCGCGCTCACCGGCGCAGCGCTCGTGCTGGCTGCCGACCTGATCGGGCAGTTCGCGTTCGACACGTCGTTCCCCGTCGGTGTCATCACCGGCATCCTCGGCGCGCCCTTCCTCATCGCGCTGCTCATCCGCACGAACCGCAACGGAGGCTTCTCGTGA
- a CDS encoding ABC transporter ATP-binding protein, with the protein MTVQHTLEANALVAGYGNRTIVHGIDLTVPSGAISVIIGANACGKSTLLKTMARLLTPEEGAVVLDGRRIDSIPTKDLARTLGLLPQSPIAPEGIAVADLVARGRHPHQKLFRSWSAADEDAVVAALEATGVAELADVPVDELSGGQRQRVWIAMALAQETGVLLLDEPTTFLDVTHQVEVLDLLTDLNRASGTTIVMVLHDVNLAARYADHIFALRGGRLIASGAPGEVLTRELIREVYELDSLVIADPVSGAPMVLPRGRHHVRDAAFGAALPLTDPTEQAG; encoded by the coding sequence GTGACCGTCCAGCACACCCTCGAGGCGAACGCCCTCGTCGCCGGCTACGGGAATCGCACGATCGTGCACGGCATCGACCTGACCGTGCCGAGCGGCGCGATCAGCGTCATCATCGGTGCGAACGCCTGCGGCAAGTCGACGCTGCTGAAGACGATGGCCCGGCTCCTCACGCCCGAGGAGGGTGCGGTGGTGCTGGACGGTCGGCGGATCGACAGCATCCCGACGAAGGATCTCGCTCGCACGCTCGGACTGCTCCCCCAGTCTCCGATCGCACCGGAGGGCATCGCCGTGGCCGACCTGGTCGCCCGTGGCCGGCACCCGCACCAGAAGCTGTTCCGGTCCTGGTCCGCCGCGGACGAGGACGCGGTGGTCGCGGCTCTCGAAGCCACCGGCGTCGCGGAACTGGCCGACGTCCCCGTCGACGAGCTGTCCGGCGGGCAGCGCCAGCGGGTCTGGATCGCGATGGCACTCGCGCAGGAGACGGGCGTGCTCCTGCTCGACGAGCCGACGACATTCCTGGACGTCACGCACCAGGTCGAGGTCCTCGACCTTCTCACCGACCTCAACCGCGCGTCCGGCACCACGATCGTGATGGTGCTCCACGACGTCAACCTGGCCGCACGGTACGCGGACCACATCTTCGCGCTGCGCGGAGGCCGGCTTATCGCGAGCGGCGCACCGGGCGAGGTGCTCACCCGCGAGCTCATCCGCGAGGTCTACGAGCTCGACTCGCTCGTGATCGCCGACCCCGTCTCAGGTGCTCCGATGGTCCTGCCACGCGGCAGGCATCACGTCCGCGATGCGGCGTTCGGCGCCGCGCTCCCCCTGACCGATCCCACAGAACAGGCAGGCTGA
- a CDS encoding siderophore-interacting protein, with protein sequence MAGDYSFFRVRVARIADVTPSFRRFTFAGDDLAVYGDPGYDQRIKIVFPTGSASLDDMPGGDDWYTLWRELPEERRPPFRTYTTRAVRRDPLEVDVDMVSHEVSGPASAWIQDAVVGDEVLLLAPTTALEGVSFGIDFVPPARTENYLLAGDETAAPAIAVILEQLPPEATGVVVVEVPDPADADYLPAHPGFEMLVAARGAGDRHAHLVAAVQDAAARLAPAGRGAEVEEVDIDEGILWEVPRTAKGGAALKSAPLYSWLAGEAGAIKSLRRHLVADLGVDRRAVAFMGYWRMGRAEN encoded by the coding sequence TTGGCTGGCGACTACTCCTTCTTCCGCGTGCGCGTCGCGCGCATCGCCGATGTGACCCCGAGCTTCCGGCGGTTCACGTTCGCCGGCGACGACCTCGCCGTCTACGGCGACCCCGGGTACGACCAGCGGATCAAGATCGTCTTCCCCACCGGGTCCGCGAGCCTCGACGACATGCCCGGGGGCGACGACTGGTACACCCTGTGGCGCGAGCTGCCGGAGGAGCGTCGGCCCCCGTTCCGCACGTACACGACCCGTGCGGTTCGCCGGGACCCGCTCGAGGTGGACGTCGACATGGTCTCCCACGAGGTCTCCGGTCCCGCCTCCGCGTGGATCCAGGACGCGGTCGTCGGCGACGAGGTGCTGCTGCTCGCGCCGACGACGGCGCTGGAGGGCGTGAGCTTCGGCATCGACTTCGTGCCTCCCGCGCGCACGGAGAACTACCTCCTCGCCGGCGACGAGACCGCTGCCCCCGCGATCGCGGTGATCCTCGAGCAGCTGCCGCCCGAGGCCACCGGCGTCGTCGTCGTCGAGGTCCCCGATCCGGCCGACGCCGATTACCTTCCCGCCCACCCCGGCTTCGAGATGCTCGTCGCCGCGCGCGGCGCCGGCGACCGGCACGCGCACCTCGTCGCCGCGGTGCAGGATGCGGCCGCCCGGCTCGCTCCGGCCGGTCGCGGCGCAGAGGTCGAGGAGGTCGACATCGACGAAGGCATCCTCTGGGAGGTCCCTCGGACGGCCAAGGGCGGCGCCGCGCTGAAGAGCGCCCCGCTGTACTCCTGGCTGGCGGGCGAGGCGGGCGCGATCAAGTCGCTGCGCCGCCACCTCGTCGCCGACCTCGGCGTCGACCGCAGGGCGGTCGCGTTCATGGGCTACTGGCGTATGGGCCGCGCCGAGAACTGA
- the ffh gene encoding signal recognition particle protein: MATFGTLSNRLTETFRNLRKKGQLTPADIDGTVREIRRALLDADVALVVVKEFTGKVRERALGDEVNRALNPAQQVVQIVNEELIAILGGEQRRLQFAKTAPTVIMLAGLQGSGKTTFAGKLAKMLEKDGHTPLLVAADLQRPNAVNQLQVVAQQAGAAIYAPEPGNGVGDAVQVARAGVETARRQQHDIVIIDTAGRLGVDAALMKEAADIRAAIQPDEVLFVIDAMIGQDAVNTAKAFQEGVDFTGVVLSKLDGDARGGAALSVASVTGRPIIFASTGEGLDDLEAFHPDRMASRILDLGDILTLIEQAQSAFDEEEARKVAEKLATDQFTLEDFLEQMQQFKKMGSMKKMLGMLPGMGSMKQQLDDFDEREIDRTEAIIRSMTPGERRNPKVLNGSRRLRIARGSGMTVTDVNQLVQRFEQAAKMMKTVARGGVPNIPGMGPMGGKPGASSKRGKQQKAKGSRSGNPAKRAAENAGIAAQTPQGPAGSGFGLGAAKGAPTEADFAELQKLLGKG, translated from the coding sequence ATGGCGACTTTCGGCACCCTCTCCAACCGGCTCACCGAGACCTTCCGCAACCTCCGCAAGAAGGGGCAGCTCACCCCCGCGGACATCGACGGCACGGTCCGGGAGATCCGGCGCGCGCTGCTCGACGCGGACGTCGCGCTGGTCGTCGTCAAGGAGTTCACCGGGAAGGTGCGCGAACGCGCCCTCGGCGACGAGGTGAACCGGGCGCTCAACCCGGCGCAGCAGGTCGTCCAGATCGTCAACGAGGAGCTCATCGCGATCCTCGGCGGCGAGCAGCGCCGCCTGCAGTTCGCCAAGACCGCGCCGACCGTGATCATGCTCGCGGGACTCCAGGGCTCCGGCAAGACCACGTTCGCCGGCAAGCTCGCCAAGATGCTCGAGAAGGACGGTCACACCCCGCTCCTCGTCGCCGCCGACCTGCAGCGGCCGAACGCCGTCAACCAACTCCAGGTCGTGGCGCAGCAGGCCGGTGCGGCCATCTACGCACCCGAGCCGGGCAACGGGGTCGGCGACGCCGTGCAGGTCGCCCGTGCCGGCGTGGAGACCGCGCGTCGCCAGCAGCACGACATCGTCATCATCGACACGGCCGGTCGCCTCGGCGTCGACGCGGCGCTGATGAAGGAGGCCGCCGACATCCGCGCGGCCATCCAGCCCGACGAGGTGCTGTTCGTCATCGACGCGATGATCGGACAGGACGCGGTGAACACCGCGAAGGCCTTCCAGGAGGGCGTCGACTTCACCGGCGTCGTGCTGTCGAAGCTCGACGGCGACGCCCGCGGCGGCGCGGCGCTCTCGGTCGCCTCGGTCACCGGCCGCCCGATCATCTTCGCGTCGACCGGCGAGGGGCTGGACGACCTCGAGGCGTTCCACCCCGACCGCATGGCCTCACGCATCCTGGACCTCGGCGACATCCTCACCCTCATCGAGCAGGCCCAGTCCGCCTTCGACGAGGAGGAGGCGCGCAAGGTCGCCGAGAAGCTGGCGACCGACCAGTTCACGCTCGAGGACTTCCTCGAGCAGATGCAGCAGTTCAAGAAGATGGGCTCGATGAAGAAGATGCTGGGGATGCTCCCCGGCATGGGCTCGATGAAGCAGCAGCTCGACGACTTCGATGAGCGCGAGATCGACCGCACCGAGGCCATCATCCGCTCCATGACGCCGGGTGAGCGCCGCAACCCCAAGGTGCTGAACGGCTCGCGGCGCCTGCGCATCGCGCGCGGCTCCGGCATGACCGTGACCGACGTCAACCAGCTGGTGCAGCGCTTCGAGCAGGCGGCGAAGATGATGAAGACCGTCGCCCGCGGCGGTGTCCCCAACATTCCGGGCATGGGCCCCATGGGCGGCAAGCCGGGCGCATCGAGCAAGCGCGGCAAGCAGCAGAAGGCCAAGGGCTCGCGATCGGGCAACCCGGCCAAGCGGGCGGCCGAGAACGCCGGCATCGCCGCTCAGACGCCGCAGGGGCCTGCGGGATCTGGCTTCGGCCTGGGCGCCGCCAAGGGCGCTCCGACCGAGGCCGACTTCGCCGAGCTGCAGAAGCTGCTCGGGAAGGGCTGA
- a CDS encoding RNA polymerase sigma factor, translating to MSRDDRRLTAALAAASPDLLAYLQRRVGLDDAPDLLGETMVVAWRRMDDLPVEPERARMWLFGIARGTLLNHARGTRRRWALADRIRGDLATDAVAPGADDGAEVRDAIARMDPDLAELVRLVHWERLSLAEAAEVLAIPASTARGRYARAKEELRAVLGAPASLA from the coding sequence GTGAGCCGCGACGACCGGCGGCTCACGGCGGCGCTGGCAGCGGCATCCCCCGATCTCCTCGCCTACCTCCAGCGACGCGTCGGCCTCGATGACGCCCCCGACCTGCTCGGCGAGACGATGGTGGTCGCGTGGCGCCGAATGGACGACCTTCCCGTCGAGCCGGAGCGCGCCAGGATGTGGCTCTTCGGCATCGCCCGCGGCACGCTGCTGAACCACGCGCGGGGCACCCGCCGGCGGTGGGCGCTGGCCGACCGCATCCGCGGTGACCTGGCGACGGATGCGGTCGCGCCCGGCGCCGACGACGGCGCCGAGGTCCGTGACGCGATCGCACGGATGGATCCGGATCTCGCCGAACTCGTGCGGCTCGTGCACTGGGAGCGGTTGAGTCTCGCCGAGGCGGCCGAGGTGCTGGCGATCCCCGCGTCCACCGCGCGGGGCCGCTATGCGCGAGCGAAGGAGGAGCTTCGCGCGGTGCTCGGGGCGCCCGCATCCCTCGCGTAA
- a CDS encoding TetR family transcriptional regulator translates to MTVGRPKASSRETLAEAACELFLEQGYEATSVGDITRRAGVSRSSFFNYFSSKADVLWGSFDERLDAVAADLTGSDAPVAEVLRALTIGFAPDSLALAIANADIMGLDAELERERAVRQRRLERAVSARLARDSTDSTDSTDGAVGAAGLASDVAAAAYAGALLAAVWRWAESGAGRTDLADLVRTALALVPHPGGAVRQLRLVVQADDFDGALAFYRDVVGMPQSEAYEADGGARVAILDAGRATLEIANPAQVAFIDGVETDGDAPSERLRLGLEVPDTAAAVERLAAAGATVEASVRETPWRSLNARLRGPADLQLTIFQELDQE, encoded by the coding sequence ATGACAGTGGGACGACCGAAGGCCTCGTCGCGCGAGACCCTGGCCGAGGCCGCGTGCGAGCTGTTCCTGGAGCAGGGCTATGAGGCCACCTCCGTCGGCGACATCACGCGCAGAGCGGGTGTGAGCCGGTCCAGCTTCTTCAACTACTTCTCATCCAAGGCGGACGTGCTCTGGGGCTCGTTCGATGAGCGCCTGGATGCGGTCGCCGCCGACCTCACCGGGTCGGACGCGCCCGTCGCCGAAGTCCTCCGTGCGCTCACGATCGGGTTCGCGCCCGACAGCCTGGCCCTCGCGATCGCGAACGCCGACATCATGGGCCTGGACGCCGAGCTCGAGCGGGAGCGCGCCGTGCGGCAGCGGCGACTGGAGCGGGCCGTCTCGGCGAGGCTGGCCCGCGACAGCACAGACAGCACAGACAGCACAGACGGCGCCGTCGGCGCCGCCGGGCTCGCGTCCGACGTGGCGGCCGCGGCATACGCGGGCGCCCTGCTCGCGGCCGTGTGGCGCTGGGCGGAGAGCGGGGCGGGTCGCACGGACCTCGCCGACCTCGTCCGCACCGCGCTCGCGCTGGTGCCGCACCCGGGCGGGGCGGTGCGGCAGCTGCGGCTCGTCGTGCAGGCGGACGACTTCGACGGCGCGCTCGCGTTCTACCGCGACGTCGTCGGGATGCCGCAGTCCGAGGCGTACGAGGCGGACGGCGGCGCGCGGGTCGCGATCCTCGATGCAGGCAGGGCGACCCTCGAGATCGCCAATCCGGCCCAGGTCGCGTTCATCGACGGCGTGGAGACCGACGGGGACGCCCCGAGCGAGCGTCTGCGCCTCGGACTGGAGGTCCCGGACACTGCCGCCGCCGTCGAGCGCCTCGCCGCGGCCGGCGCGACGGTCGAGGCATCAGTCCGCGAGACGCCGTGGCGCTCGCTCAACGCGCGTCTTCGCGGACCCGCCGACCTGCAGCTCACGATCTTCCAGGAGCTCGACCAGGAGTGA
- the lipB gene encoding lipoyl(octanoyl) transferase LipB, whose product MLEIDTVGLSPDLVPYQQGWELQRRVHADVVAGTRDDTLLLMEHEPVYTAGARTARHERPTDGTPVVDVDRGGKITWHGPGQLVGYPIVRLPEPIDVVAHVRTLEHLLIEVLREHGVDGYRVEGRSGVWVRRPLSEDKVAAIGVRVQRGVTMHGFALNCDNSLAAFAGIVPCGISDAGVTTVSEVTARRLSPADVLPTVARVFRAAYAGVAA is encoded by the coding sequence GTGCTCGAGATCGACACCGTCGGGCTGTCGCCCGACCTCGTGCCCTACCAGCAGGGATGGGAGCTCCAGCGGCGCGTGCACGCGGACGTCGTCGCAGGAACCCGCGACGACACGCTCCTGCTCATGGAGCACGAGCCGGTCTACACCGCCGGCGCGCGTACGGCACGGCACGAGCGGCCGACCGACGGCACGCCGGTCGTCGATGTCGACAGGGGCGGCAAGATCACCTGGCACGGCCCCGGCCAGCTGGTCGGCTATCCGATCGTGCGCCTGCCCGAGCCCATCGACGTAGTCGCGCACGTGCGCACGCTGGAGCATCTGCTGATCGAGGTCCTCCGCGAGCACGGGGTCGACGGGTATCGCGTCGAGGGGCGCAGCGGCGTCTGGGTGCGCCGCCCGCTGTCGGAGGACAAGGTCGCCGCCATCGGGGTGCGGGTGCAGCGCGGCGTCACGATGCACGGCTTCGCGCTCAACTGCGACAACTCGCTGGCGGCGTTCGCCGGGATCGTCCCGTGCGGGATCTCGGATGCCGGAGTCACGACCGTCAGCGAGGTCACAGCCCGCCGGCTCTCCCCCGCCGACGTCCTGCCCACCGTCGCGAGGGTCTTCCGTGCGGCCTACGCAGGGGTCGCCGCATGA
- the lipA gene encoding lipoyl synthase, translated as MSGCATGPAATPPTGGRRLLRLEVRNAETPIERKPEWIRTKARMGPEYQALQALVKTEQLHTVCQEAGCPNIYECWEDREATFLIGGSQCTRRCDFCQIDTGKPADYDTDEPRRVAESVARMQLRYATVTGVARDDLPDGGAWLHAETVRRIHADNPGTGVELLATDFNGDPALLADVFDARPEVFAHNVETVPRIFKRIRPAFRYERSLDVLTQARGAGLITKSNLILGMGEEPEEVVQALRDLHDAGTDIITITQYLRPSPRHLPVARWVTPAEFVSVKEEAERIGFLGVLAGPLVRSSYRAGRLWAQSMISKGRDIPPQLGHLARDIVQAGDGFAQAV; from the coding sequence ATGAGCGGCTGTGCGACCGGCCCAGCCGCCACTCCGCCGACCGGAGGCCGCCGGCTCCTGCGCCTGGAGGTGCGCAACGCCGAGACCCCGATCGAGCGCAAGCCCGAGTGGATCAGGACGAAGGCGAGGATGGGGCCCGAGTACCAGGCTCTGCAGGCGCTGGTGAAGACCGAACAGCTGCACACGGTCTGCCAGGAGGCCGGCTGCCCCAACATCTACGAGTGCTGGGAGGATCGCGAGGCCACCTTCCTCATCGGCGGCTCGCAGTGCACGCGCCGCTGCGACTTCTGCCAGATCGACACGGGCAAGCCTGCCGACTACGACACGGACGAGCCGCGACGGGTCGCCGAGAGCGTCGCGCGGATGCAGCTGCGGTACGCGACGGTGACGGGTGTCGCCCGCGACGACCTGCCGGACGGCGGAGCCTGGCTGCACGCCGAGACCGTGCGGCGCATCCACGCGGACAATCCGGGCACCGGCGTGGAGCTCCTCGCGACCGACTTCAACGGCGATCCCGCCCTGCTCGCCGACGTGTTCGACGCCCGGCCCGAGGTCTTCGCGCACAACGTCGAGACCGTGCCCCGCATCTTCAAGCGGATCCGCCCCGCGTTCCGCTACGAGCGCTCGCTCGACGTGCTCACGCAGGCGCGCGGCGCCGGCCTCATCACGAAGTCGAATCTCATCCTCGGCATGGGCGAGGAGCCCGAGGAGGTCGTCCAGGCGCTGCGCGACCTGCACGATGCCGGCACCGACATCATCACGATCACGCAGTATCTGCGTCCGTCACCCCGGCATCTTCCGGTCGCCCGATGGGTCACCCCGGCCGAGTTCGTCTCGGTCAAGGAGGAGGCGGAGCGGATCGGGTTCCTCGGGGTGCTCGCCGGCCCGCTGGTGCGGTCGTCCTACCGCGCGGGGCGTCTGTGGGCCCAGTCGATGATCTCGAAGGGACGCGACATCCCGCCGCAGCTCGGGCACCTCGCCCGCGACATCGTCCAGGCCGGCGACGGATTCGCACAGGCTGTCTGA